Below is a genomic region from Botrytis cinerea B05.10 chromosome 2, complete sequence.
TCTTGGGCTGAGTCTATCTCTATGTCATCGCCTGCAAATGAGAAGCTGAAGCCAGACATCTTGAGATCAGGGTTCAGAAGAATGTGGAtgcggaaaagaaaatcttgtgttatttaataaaaaaaaagtccaTGAAAATTGATTGGTATCACGTGTGTTGTATCATCACAGACAATGCCCCGCACTTTTGGAGCAAGAGAAGTTGGAGTGACGATTGAATAGCAGTTCATTGCAAATCGTGCAAGTCGCAATCTGAGCACTCAACATTTTGGGTGCAGCAGCTCTCAATTTTGGCTGGGTGGGTTTTACATGTATAGGTTTGTATTCAAAAGATGAACGTCAAGACTAAACCGAAGAGTTGCAATTCTCATAAGTATTTGATTCACTGATACTACTCTACTACATCATTATTCTGATTACAATCTAAACAATCTAATAAGCTTACTTCGATCCTCGCTTCTTCCACTCGGCACCTCTGTTTGACGATCTCGTTCTGGGTttacccttcttctttccaccaCCCTTTCCTCCCAACTTTAGATCCTTTGGCTTACCCTTGCTTGCACTAGCTCTATAACCCTCAAAAACGAAACTCTCAGGTGCTTTGATACCGGCCATTCCACCCTTGGCTTCTCCGCTTCCACTGACTTGCTTGTCTCCCCTGGAGCCCAAAGTCGTGTCGTTGGCCCCggttttcttgaattttgcgCCACCAGCTTTCCCTAATAGTTTGGTAGCTCTACCCTGCAAAGAGGCCTGATTTGGATCAACTTTTGGATTGTATATTTGGGAGGTTTTTGACGACTTAGGTTGACGAGCTGTGGGTCGGGATGAGACTTGTTTATGTTGAGCTTTGGCGCGGACAACACGAAGGACACGAGGAAGCATCGGCGGATACTTCTTCTCATTGAAAAGTAGGGCAGCTTCAACTGCATTTGCGTCCTATATCTCTGCATTAGTAAGAGCTCAAATATTTTTGAGTGATGAAAGAAGCTTACGGTAAATTGTACATAAGCAAAACCCTTTCCAACGCGAGTTTTCTCATCGCGAATAACACGTACACTCTCTACTTCACCAGCCTTCCCGAATTGCCTCCACAAGccttcttcaatatcagaaGGTATTTTCGAACGTTTGCGGCTGTTTTCTCCATCTTGTTCAAGAAGAGATTCATCGTCTACAAACCCCAAGTTTCCAACAAAGACACATCGGCGGTGATCGGTTTTCGCAGGATGCGCTACGCCATCTACGCGAAGATGACGATCTAGTACTATAGTTCCATTGAGTTTCTTAACGGCCTCTCTGGCTGCAAATGCTGTAGAGTAGACTGCGTAGGCATTTGTGCTTTTTGTTGTAGCAGTCATAATGTCTTTTTTAGCAAAAGCAGCTTTCTTTGGTAGTGCGGCAGTGGCGTAGGCAGTGGAACGGAAGCGGAGGGATTCCAATTTGTGAGATGGTTTGCCAGctgggggaggagggagatcaTCAATGAAAGAGGACAGATGAGACATAAGTATTTTTTTGTCGGCTTTGGATGATATAGTAGAACTTGCTACATTTCCAAGGAAAATAGTACGGGATGCCTTTTCAAGCTCGGCAGCATCCTTATCTGGTACGAGGGATTCATGTAGAGGAACATCGGATGGCGTCTTTCTCTTGTGGCTTGTCTCCTCGGAACCGGATTCTTCTGTATCATCCTCAGCTTCAGCTTCGCTATCAGATTCAGCATTATCCTCGTCCTCCTCATCAGAGCcatctttctccatctcttcgTCTGAAACCGGCTTTTGCTCTGCAGCTAACTTTTGGCGTTTCAATCGTCTTTCGGCTTGGcgttcttcctcttccttttcttcttccctgGCCAGCTTCTCAAGGTACTTTCCTTCAAGATCTGGCTCATCGGTCTTCCTTTTACGTTTTCGTTCGGGCTTCTCATTTTTTGCTTCGATGAATTTATCCAATTCGGGTACCTCGTCATGTATTTCGTTGGTATCATCATCCTCAGCAGATAGACCCGAAATATCAGCATCTTCGAGATCGCCATCGATGCTACTTAATTCCTCGTCACCTTCGCCCATTTCGACATCTTCGgcgtcttcatcatcgtcagaAACCTCGGACGATTCTCCCTCCTGCGATTCGACGTTTCTACGAGGCAAAGGTGCTTCTTGATATCTAGATTTTGGAGGAGCTTGTACTGGACCAGCCTAGAATTTATCAGCAAAATTGCGCGGTGCCAGAATTTTCAAGACTTACACTTGATGCAAATAGCAAGGCTAGAGTAGGGTCGACAGCCTTGTTTTCAGTGAAAATTGATTTACCAGCACTTTCTTTACCATTGGCTTTTTCCGCCACGCTGGTATTCTCGTTCCGACTACGCTTGCCCATTGCGATTgagttgtttttttgttGGAAATAAGTGGTGCAGGTAATATGCTACCTTTCGTCGTCCCGAGATAATGAGATTTCgggaattcaataaaaaaataaaaatgctGCAGCTTGCAGGGATCAGTGGGGTTGTTACTGCCACCAGCTGGTGACCGCCTTCCACGCTCCGAGGATCTACCGATAATTATACCTTGATTCCTAATGCTTCGTTTTGCGACAATGGCAATACAATCACCACAACAATTCTGTAACAATAATTTTACTCTGAAGATGAGTGGTGAAATTGACGTTGAGCCAGCGGTTGATTCTATCATACCCGACGAAGCTTCGGTTGACGACGAGCTTAGTGATCTCGAGGTGGAAGAAGATCGCTCTAGCAGTCTGAGTGATATTGAAGACAAAGATGGCGAGCAAGATC
It encodes:
- the Bcnop12 gene encoding Bcnop12; protein product: MGKRSRNENTSVAEKANGKESAGKSIFTENKAVDPTLALLFASSAGPVQAPPKSRYQEAPLPRRNVESQEGESSEVSDDDEDAEDVEMGEGDEELSSIDGDLEDADISGLSAEDDDTNEIHDEVPELDKFIEAKNEKPERKRKRKTDEPDLEGKYLEKLAREEEKEEEERQAERRLKRQKLAAEQKPVSDEEMEKDGSDEEDEDNAESDSEAEAEDDTEESGSEETSHKRKTPSDVPLHESLVPDKDAAELEKASRTIFLGNVASSTISSKADKKILMSHLSSFIDDLPPPPAGKPSHKLESLRFRSTAYATAALPKKAAFAKKDIMTATTKSTNAYAVYSTAFAAREAVKKLNGTIVLDRHLRVDGVAHPAKTDHRRCVFVGNLGFVDDESLLEQDGENSRKRSKIPSDIEEGLWRQFGKAGEVESVRVIRDEKTRVGKGFAYVQFTDANAVEAALLFNEKKYPPMLPRVLRVVRAKAQHKQVSSRPTARQPKSSKTSQIYNPKVDPNQASLQGRATKLLGKAGGAKFKKTGANDTTLGSRGDKQVSGSGEAKGGMAGIKAPESFVFEGYRASASKGKPKDLKLGGKGGGKKKGKPRTRSSNRGAEWKKRGSK